Within the Alteromonas sp. M12 genome, the region CTTTTTAGCTATCACATCTCTGATCTGGTACCTATTTTGTAAATCTGTCAGCAAGTCATGGCTGGCTTGATAACTGATTTGTTTTTGCCGTTCATGAATATTAGCTTGCATAGTTTGAAAGGAAGACGCCAACTCATCAATTTCAACGGTGTTAGCCTTTATATCAATGGGCTGTTCATAATTTCCGGCCGCGATTTTGTGTGCCACGAAAGACAACTGCCCCAAAGGCTTGGATAATTTTCGTGCCACCAGCGCACCAAGTATTAAAGCTAAAAGCACACTTAACAATGCAATAACGCTTACTTTGATTTGCAATTGATTGAATTCGCCAAACAATCGTTCAGAATCTTCTGACATCATGGCCCATATCTGACCGTTTTCTCGTTCCTTCAGCAAAAATGACTTAGATATGATTTGATGCTCTGGCATAAAAGACAATTTAAACCAAGAAATATCCTGGTTTTCAAACATTACACTAGCGTCAACAGCTTCTTTAGCTAAGGTGGAGGTGACAAACACTTGTTGTTGGTCACGATAGACTTTGATGGTGGCATCTAACTGGGTAATACTTTTCATCAAATCCAGTACACTTCTATCTATTTCAAAGCCCACCAGAGCGACAGCTGGTGCCCCAGGAACTCTTACCCGCAATAGTATTGCTTGATATAATTTGTCATTTATCAGCAAAATTTCGCTAGCACCACCTTCATAAACAGCTTGTTCTATAAATTGCGGAAAAGGAAATTCATTGCCTACAATTAAACGCCCAGAGGTACTGTTGGTAACAGTGCCGTCAAGAGATATCAGGGCCATTAAATCTGCTGAAATACGCTTTGTATGATTACTCAGAACACTATCAATGGTTGGACTATCTTGACTACCTATAGCAGTTTTGAATCCATAATCAGACGTGAGTACCTCAGCTGAACTAATCAACAGGTCCTCTCTGGCATCAAGTACTTGGGTAAATACTGATTCGGCGACTTTAAGATTATTTGCTAATTGCAACTTCGCTTGGTCAATCGTTGATATCCAAACGTTGGTCAGAATGGCGATCGCACACAGCAACACCAACCCACTTGATAACCTAAAAATATGTTGTTTTAACGATTTAACCGACATCAAATAACCACTTTTCCAAAGTTTCCAGCGCCAAATATACGCGAGGCTCCCTCGGTTTACTTAATAAATAAATAGCAACAATAGTGTTTTCAGCACTAACAACAATTTCCAAAACCATTCCTGCAGTGCATCATAGCGCAAAACTGAACGCCAACTGACGGGCAGTTTGCATTACGGATTAGTTCCAAGCAAATACTCTTCCCCAGGATTTACCACTAATCGCCCACTCATAGCTTCTCGGCCTAGCAACATCAAATAGGTCATCTCCGAACGGTCAGTAAGGCTAAGATGAATTTTCCAAGACGCACCGGCTATTTCTAAAAGCGTTTCAATTAAGTAACGACGTTCTCGTGTTGCAGTAGAGCTTTTTACTTTACGCACAGCCTCCACTTTGGCTTCCCGCCTAACAATTTCATTTACATCGTGTATGTCTGGATGAATGTTAAAACTCACCCAGGTTTCACCGTCTTTTTCAAACTCTTCAATATCATCAACATGCAAAGAAGAGGTTGTCGCGCCGGTATCCACTCGAATATTTAAATTCTGAATAGCTAATTCAGGTAAGTTACAAAGCTCTAAAGCACCAATTACTGGCATATTTTGGTATGTCTGCATATTTTAACGTTCCCGTTTAATAAACCATTGGGGCTTCATTCAATACTAAGTTGTCTTGTAGCAATTCAACATTTTCAGCGACTGTATCCGGCTTTTTAAAATAGGCAACGTGATACATGGCTTCACCTTCTTGGGCCAATGGAATATTTTGCTTACCGATAACAATGCCTTCAGCTGGGCACAGTAGCGTGCCTAATTCATTGCCAAAGGGATCGGCAATTCTGGCTAAAGGGTCGCCCTTTTCTACATGATCACCAAGCTGCGCAATGTGCTGTACAAAGCCACTTTCATGGGCTCTTACCCAGCCACTTTGACGAGCTATAAAAGGCTCAATATCATGTTCTTTTTTCGAGCTACTTTTATTCAACATGCCGATGTCGCGCATTATATTGATAATACCTTTGACGCCCGCACGAATAGAAAATTCATCGTATCTAAGTGCCTGACCAGCTTCGTATAATACCACTTTTACACCTAAGTCAGCGGCAGCTTGACGCAATGAGCCATCGCGGATATCAGCATTGAGCATGACTGGTAAACCAAATGCCTTACACATATTTAGCGTGTCTTCATCATCCAAATTAGCGCGAACTTGGGGTAAATTACTGCGATGGATTGCCCCTGTGTGCAAGTCTATCCCGACATCGCACTTTGCCACTACTTCTTTCAAAAAAGTGTGCGCGATTCGGCCGGCCAGAGAGCCTTTTTTGCTACCGGGGAAACTACGGTTCAAGTCACGTCTATCGGGTAAATAACGGCTTTGATTCAAAACGCCATAAACATTCACCATAGGCACAGCAATTAAGGTGCCGCGTAAATTTTTTATTGAGCGATTGCGAATCAAGCGACCAACAATTTCAATCCCATTTAATTCGTCACCATGAATTGCGGCACTGACGAAAATAGTTGGTCCCGGTCGCCTTCCTCTTTGCACATATACGGGAATAGACATATTGGTATCGGTATAAAGAGGTGGCATTTCAATATGTACGTGCTTTTTCTCACCCGGTAGAATTTCAACGCCACCTATAATGAGTTGCTCCATTAGCCCTTACCTTTGGTTCTAGTGCTATTAGGCTTGGCATTGGTTTCGAGAAACTCAATGATCATGCCAGCAATATCTTTGTTGGTTGCCTTTTCAATTCCTTCGAGTCCTGGGGACGAGTTAACTTCCATCACAACAGGGCCATTGTTAGAACGCAACAAATCAACGCCACACATATTCAATCCCATGGTTTTAGCTGCATCTACCGCTGTTTTGCGTTCTTCGGGAGATAATCTGACTATTTTCGCTGTTCCACCACGATGCAGATTTGAACGAAACTCGCCATCGGCCGCCTGACGTTTCATGGCGGCTATCACTTTTCCACCCACCACTAAACAACGAATATCTGAACCGCCTGCCTCTTTAATAAACTCTTGGACTAAAATACTGGCGTTGAGTCCCATAAAAGCTTCGATAATCGATTCCGCTGCTTTTTGAGTTTCAGCTAGCACCACCCCAATACCTTGGGTTCCTTCTAGCAATTTAATGACCACTGGTGCGCCACCAACGTTTTTAATCAAATCGTCGATCCGGTCTGGATGATTAGCAAAACCTGTTCTTGGCATCCCAATACCCTTGCGAGATAACAATTGCAATGAACGTAATTTATCTCTAGAACGACTAATCGCAACGGATTCGTTTATGGAAAACGTGCCCATCATTTCAAATTGTCTTACAACCGAAGTACCGTAAAAAGTAACAGACGCGCCAATTCGAGGAATAACCGCATCATACTTAGGTAAAGCACGACCTTTATAACGAACTGATGGTCGACTACTGGTGACATCCATATAACAATGCATGGTATCGACAATATCAACTGTATGTCCCCGCGATTCGCCGGCCTCCTTTAGTCTTTTGGTAGAATAAAGGTTAGGATTTCGCGATAATATAGCGATACGCATTGTAAAACTCCGTATAATAAACTGGGCCCTATAGTACTTAGCTTTAGCTAAACTACAAAGCACTTTTAATGGGCTGATGGCGTGATTTAAACACCCCTTTGACGATTTAAAAGAATAGTCTCTAAAAGGCATAAAAACATTCTAAATTTGAATGTCTATTTTTCCTCTTTGAAGGTGCAATAAATAAACGTTTTGTACTAATCCGCAGTGTCATGTAGCCTAGCAGTTATAATTTCGGTACGCCTGCAAACCATAAAACTGCATTAACCAAGGATAATTCATTCTCAACATGATCGAATTGATTTACCAACATCGTTTAATTTCCACTTTGGCGGTTGCCATTGTGTTGATTTCTCTCAAATACCTGTTAGTTAGCTTAGTGCGCTCTAGGGCCAAGAAAAAGCGTCAAGATAAACGCTATTTAGTAAGTAATATTAAAAACTTACTGAATTTCATTTTGATCGTATTACTACTCAGCTTATGGATAAATGAAATTCAAAATTTTGCTCTTTCCATCGCTGCATTTGCTGTGGCAATTGTGATTGCAACGAGAGAATTTATTCAGTGTATTATTGGATTCTTTTACGTGATGTCTACGCGTCCGTTTAGGATTGGCGATTGGATTCAAGTTGACGGTTTCGCTGGTGAAGTATCAGCCATCGACTGGGTTAAAACCACTATGTTGGAAGTGGACATCGATCGTTATCAATACTCAGGTAAAACCTTGTTTGTACCGAACAATAGGTTGATTAGCAGCCCTATCAAAAACCTAAACTTCTTAAAGCGCTATGTTACTCATCACTTTACCATTACCCGTGATGAAGACATTAACCCTTACTTAATCATTGAAAATTTGCGAGAAAAAGCTCAGCAACAATGCGCAGATTTCTACGAAGTGGCAACCCGTTACAATCAAATAATTGAGCGAAGACTAGATGTTAAAATACCTGGGCCAGAACCTGTCATTGAAGTGTCTACCAACAATGTTGGTCACACTGAAATTCGCTGTACTATTTTTTGTCCCACAGAAAGAGCGATAGAAATCGAACAAAAGATCATGCAAGAGTTTATGGAATTATGGTTTATTGAATTTAATAAAATTCAACCTTCAAGCAATTAATTGAAGAGCCTAAATTCGTCGCGCTATGACGTTATAAGCAACAATCTGATTCAGTCAATACTGCACAGATTGTGCGATTAAAAACTAATAGCTAATCCCTGTGGGGTAATATCAACATCTTTTGGAGCTATCTCACCAAAGCCCATTTTAAGTTGATTGAAGTCCACCAGCATAATCTCTGGTAAATTACGTCCAATAGTTTGTTTAATAGTTCGCACAGCATGCTCACTATCTTCGAGTTGATTTTCAATCATTTTGAAATCTTTGAGAATGGGTTTTTCGATTCTGAGGTGTCGATTTAACGGGTCATAGTCAAACTGGCCCTCGATGGTGCCACGGGCAATAAACAATTTACCATCCTGTAAGCCTTTTATTGTGGTAGTGATATCGACGGTTTTGTCCAGTGCGTCTAATTTTACACTAGGATCATAAAACGTTGCTACCACGCCCTGATATTCGCGAACAATGGGGAAACTCAGCAAAAGCACTGCATTTAGTTGTTTTTCTGAAATGGTAAAAACAAACGCGGAACTTTTGAACGAGGTTAGAAACATCATTAGTCCCAGTATCACAAGCAACCTTAATTTCACGACTTTTCCTTAAACCTATTTTATTCTGTTTGAGCACAGTAAAAGTTAATTTTGTTTGCTGTTTTAGGCGATTTTATTGCGCATTCCTAATCCACAATCAAATAGTCTCGTAAGACTGCATCTAAAGCCACAAAATATATTGTTATTATATGCCTAATAGAAGATGATCGCGCGACTATAATTAACCTATTGAACTCCACTATTTATCACCTAGGTAGATAAGCAGAAAGCATGTTCGATTTAATGTCGACAAATATTTATTCAGCACAAGGTTGAAACAGCCTTCTCACAAATGGACGTTTGTATTGTGGGCACTATCACGTTGTAGCGAAGAAGCTGTAAAAGGAGAAATAAAGATGTCTAACCACAGTCAACTTGATTCATCACAAACGAGTCTCATTTGGTCACTATTTGTTGATGAAAAAGGGGTTAGTAGTGATGGGAAAACTGCCGATATATTCACGCCAGAGATCAGCGCTGGTTACAACTGGGTTCATCTCCAAGCTGACACCCCTGACGCATGGGATACCATGAAAGGGCTAGGCTTATCTGATGTGATATGTGACTCATTGTCTGCATTAGAAACTCGTCCAAGAGCGTTGTTACAAGACAATGGTATTTTGATTTATCTACGTGGCATAAATTACAACCCAGATTCCGAATTAGAAGACATGGTGTCACTGCGCATTTGGTTTAATGATCATCATGTTGTTACGGCTCGTCGCAGAGACCGCATATTATATTCAGTCCAAGATACCAAGAGTATGATTGAAAGTGGCGACGCGCCAACCGATACTGCTGACTTTATTTTATTGCTCATAGGTAAAATCGCCAGTCGAATTAGTGAGGTCGTTGAAGCGCTAGACGAAGAACTGTCAGCATTTGAAGCGGAAGGTGGACTCGAAAGTTCTGACCGTTATGCACTGAGCATGGTGCGCAGAAAATCAGCGGCCGTAAGACGTTATCTAGCGCCACAACGTGACGCATTAGACAACTTATACAGAATGGCCAAATTCTTTAGTCAAGAGCAAGCCTATGAACTAAGAGATTTGACCGATCGCATGACTCGCTATGTTGAGGATCTCGATTTAGCTAAAGAACGTTCAATGGTACTGCAAGATGAGCTTCGTAACCGCATCGCTGAGCAGCAAGGAATGCGTATGTATGTTTTATCCCTAGTGACTGCGATTTTTCTTCCGCTGTCATTTTTAACTGGGATATTTGGTATGAATGTAGCGGGGTTACCAGGTACTGAGAATCCAGAAGCGTTTAATTATTTAGCGTCGTCAATGGTGATAGTCGCAATAATTATGTTGGCAGCCATGCTGTGGAAAAAATGGTTATAAATTAAGGTGAAGTAAAATGGCAGATCAAATTTCCGATTTAATCCACGAAGCCGTCAATCTCGATGATGAATCCGATAGCGAGATAATACATAGTAAAATAGCAGTTCAAGATGAGGCTGATATAGCACTGCTATTGGAGTCTCTGCCGCTGGAGCAACGCATTAGCGCGTGGCATGCTTTGCCCCGACATAAGCAACTCGATGTATTGGTAGAAATGCGTGGCGATCCAAGGGAAACCTTACTCGCGGCCACTCCTGATGAAGAATTAGAAGCACTATTCACCGACGTTGATGCTGAATCCCTACTAGAGCTATCAGATTCTTTGCATAGCCGATTATTGGATCTCGCGTTAGAGGCGATGGATAAGAAGCAAAGGCAATTATACGAAGGTGCAAATCAATATTCAGAAGAGCAAATAGGCCATTGGCGCAACCCAGAAAACTTGATTTTACCCTTGTCTGCAAAGGTCAGCGATGCGAAACGATTTTTACGCAGAGAAATTCCTGATTATGCAGATTGTATTTATTTGGTAAACAGAGCCGGGCAATATTCTGAAGCGGTGAAGCTTTTCAAAATTTACTCAACTCCAGAGCACACTCCCTTGGCAGATATAGCCGAGGATGATATTACCATTGTTAAAGCCAGTGATGATTGTAATAGCGCCGCACTTAGCGTTCAACGTTCGGGTTTTACCAGCCTGCCATTGGTAGATGAAAACTTTAAGTTTCTAGGGCGGGTCGATATTGGTTCAGCATGTGAATTATTAAATGAATCATATGAGCGCCAATTAATGGCCGGCGCAGGTATGGATGAAGATGAGGATCTTTTTTCTTCGGTTAAAAAGAGCGCTAAAAATCGGGCATTGTGGCTAGGCATTAATTTACTTACGGCCTTCTTAGCGTCATGGTTTATTGGTTTATTTGAAGCCACTTTGCAACAAGTAGTGGCACTTGCGGTCTTAATGCCAGTAGTAGCAAGTATGGGTGGAATTGCAGGTAGTCAAACTTTAACTTTGATTATTCGTGGATTAGCACTTAAGCAAGTAAACGCTGCAAACCTGAAGGCGTTGTTGATCAAAGAACTAAAAGTCGGCGGCTTAAATGGGGTTATTTGGGCAATAGTCATTGCCACTGTCGCTTCATATTGGTTTGGTAGTGGAATGTTAGGGCTGGTAATAGGTTGTGCAATTTTAGTCAATATATGTGCCGCTGCTCTGGCTGGCGTAGGGGTTCCTGTGCTGTTAGATAAGCTAAAGTTAGATCCTGCATTGTCTGGCTCAGTGATTTTGACCACTGTCACTGACATTGTCGGATTTGTGTCTTTTCTTGGTTTAGGAGCACTCTTCTTACTCTAATCACGCACTATCTAATTAAGTTGTCATGGTTTTTGCTTAATCATAATTTTTGCAGTGATATAAAACCGTTTTCGAGTATGTGGGTCTAATCAGTAGGGTTATTTATTTAGTGTTTAAGAAATTAAAAAATGCTTGGTTTTTAAGCTTCTTGCTTGTTTTGGCTTGTCGCCAAGCTGTTGCTATTGATGTGTCTTTAGAGGGCGTAGATGATAGCGATTTGGAAACCAATATTGCGGCACACCTAAGCACGCTCTCAGCTCCAGCGGATTGCAATTTATCTGTAGATGAGCAAATAACCATTGAAAACAAAGTCACTGAAGCTGGCCGCGCATTTGGCTATTACAATCTCTCCATCGATTCGATTGCTTACAATTCCAGCGAGAAATGTAGCTCACTCAAGTTAAAACTTAAAACAGGTCCACAAGTAAAAATTACTCAACTAGATGTCATAGTTACTGGTGATGGTAAAGAAGACGAAGGATTCAAAAGTATTATCAATAAGTTTCCAATCAAAAAAGGGGAGCCATTAATTCATGGTAAATATAAATCTGCCAAGTCTAGATTCGATTCCGTTGCATTAAACCGAGGCTTTTTTGATAGTAAATTTATTATTAGTGAAATAAAGGTGGATGTAGAACAAAACAGCGCGCAAATCCGTCTCGAATACCAGACAGGTCCACGTTATCAATTTGGTAAATTAAAGATACCTGAGGATCAAAGAGCCTCTGAACTTATTATGCAAGTTCTCCCATTTAAAGAGGGTGACCCCTATCTCGCGTCTAAGCTAGGCGAATTTAACCAAAGCTTGGGGCAAACTGAGTATTTTCAGCAAGTTGTTGCCCGTCCATTATTGGGCGAAGCTGAGCAACATCAGATTCCAATTGAAGTTGTCGCAGTAAGTCGTCCCAGAGATATTTTTAATGTAGGAGTAGGCGGCGCTACGGATACAGGTCCTAGGGTTACATTGGGTTGGCAGCGACCATGGGTAAATAGCGATGGGCACAGTATGAGCGCAAATATATATGTTTCTGAGCCCAAACAAACGGCTAGTGTGAAATATAAAATTCCCATTGAAGATCCGTTAAATAACTATGTATCAGCCCAACTTGGTGTGAAGTCGCTATATGATAATGATACTAACAGTGACACGATTTCACTGGCTTTACAGCGACATTGGACTGGTGAAGATAATGAGTGGAATAAAATTGCGTTCGTCCGTTTAGAGCAATCTCGCTTCCAACAAGCAGAAACACCTTTGCAAACTACCACGCTATTAATTCCAGGTTTCACCCTATCCCGTCATCGCAGTAGAGGCGGTTTAGATGTGAATTGGGGAGATTTGCAGTTGGTAACTATTGAAACAGCAAGCGACGCTGTTGTTTCAGATATCAACTTGGCCAGAGTGACATTTCAAACCAAGTGGTTACGAAGTATTGGGGAACATCGGTTCTTAATGCGTGCCGAAGTCGGCGCTCTATCAACCAATGACTTTGACCAAGTACCATCAGATTTACGCTATTTTACCGGTGGCGACCAAAGTGTCAGAGGATTCGCCTATCAATCACTTGCGCCTAGGCAAATCGATGATGATGGTGAAGATGGTGAGCTACTTGGAGCAAAATACTTGAATGTGGCAAGTATCGAATACAGCTACCCGGTTTCAGATGAATGGCGAGCGGCAATATTCACGGATGTGGGGGGCGCAAGCAACAAGCCTTTAGAAAAATTAGCCTACAGTCTAGGTGTCGGCGCAAGTTGGATGTCTCCGGTAGGTCCAATTCGCTTTTATCTTGCCAGTGGACATGGTGATTACGGTAATTCAGTACGTTTTCATTTAGCGATGGGGCCTTCTATATGATGTGGTTAAAGCGCACGGGGAAATGGACCGCATACATACTAATCATTTTAATTTGTCTAATCGGCTTTTTATTCACGCCATGGGGAACCTCAAGCGTCATAGCCATCGCCAACAGTTCCGTTGATGGCCTGAACATTAGGCACAAATCAGGTGGTTTACTAGGGACGCTTGAGTTTCAAAAAATCAAATTCCAATCTAGCACTATAGATATTGATGCCAGCAATTTAAAAACCAATATTGATTGGTCATGTAGCTTATTAATGCAAGTCTGCTTGAGCGAACTTTACTTAGGCAAAACCACAATTACTGTGGGCGAGTCTGAGCCAACTGAGACACAAGAAACCTTGCAAAAAATCAGCTTACCCGTGGCTGTAATTGCACCGAATATCCAACTCAATAGTCTCTCAGTAGAGATTGAAAACGTCGCCAAAATATCCTGGCAGTCGTTATTGGCCAACCTAAACATGCACAAGGTATTGAATATAGAATCATTGGAAATACGCCAGCCAAAGATCGTTTTAGCCAATAATGAACCGCCTGAGCAAGCTGCTACAGATCAACAACCCACGATTAATATTGGGCAAATCTCTAACTGGCAATATCAACCCGTTGAGTTACCACCATTGATGATTCCCATTGATATTAATGGCAAAAAGATAGTTATTCGCAATGCCCGTATTATGCAAGTAGATGAGGAAATTTTTGCATTCAACCGTTTATCAACCGGAGTAATTATTGAGGACAGCAGTCTTACTATTGAACAGTTCGAATTGGAACATGAATTGGTCAATGTGCAAGTCGATTTAGCGCTAAGCAAAGATTATCTGTTGGCCCTTTCTAGTAAGGCGCAAACCACCGACAACAACCAGAATCAACTAGTGCTCCAGGCTAACGCCAATGGTGATTTAAAAGCCTTAGAATTCGACACCCAAATAACTGGGGACATTAATGCTACAGCACAAGGAAGCGCTACATTAGACTCACCTAAGCTACCAATAAATCTTAAAATAAACTGGCAACCAGTGACCTTGCCTGCAGAACAACCGATACATATTTCGTCAGGAAATCTTAGTTTAGTGGGCGATATGGAGAACTATCAGCTCGATTTGCAAACTAGCCTATCTGCTACCGGAATTCCCACCAGTCAGGTGCAGGTTGCAGCAAGTGGTAACAACCAAAAAATTCAACTGACTAAGGCTCAAATCAATACTCTTGGGGGAAATATTCACACCTCCGGCGTAGTTGTGTTAACCGATGTAGCCCGCTGGCAAGGTAAAGCTCTAGTTGAACAGATTCAACCTGGGTTATTCTGGTCGGATTTAGAGGGCAGTATTAACGCAAGCCTTATGCATAGTGGCGTGTACGGTTCAGACGTATTGCAAGCCAAAATAGACAAGCTGAGTGCCGATGGGAATTGGTTAGGTTATCCGCTCAAAGCAGCTGGTAACGCTTCCTATGATAAAAACTCGGGGTTAGACATTCCGAGTTTAAGTTTGGCCAATGGTGAAAACACGCTCACCTTCAAAGGAAAACTCGACAATCAAAATACTCTTGCAGCAAAATTAGACTTTATTGGCAAAGAGTTAACTCAACTGTATCCGGATTTGGACGGAAGCACAGGACTAAGCGCCAATATTTCAGGTACTTTAACTGAACCGAAAGTTGAATATGAATTAACAGCATCGCAAGTTAACTATCAAACAATTTCATTGCACAGCTTAAGCTCAAAAGGAAGTGTAAATTGGGATGAAAATAAACGCTTTGATGTTCGCACCAACCTTGAACAGCTGGTGATTAATCAAGAACCTATCAATACGATTCAATTCGAACTAGCCGGTGACGCAAAGCAACATAAACTGATTACCAAAGTCGATAGCCAAGCATTTCAGATAGATTCCACAATCGAAGGTCATCTTGAAGAAACAAAATGGGTTGGCCAGTGGATAACTGGTAACTTCAGCAGCCAATGGGGTGCATATTCTCTAGATCAGCAAAACACCCAACTTTTAGCTGATTGGCAGAACCAGCACTACCAAATAGATGCACATTGTTGGAACGACCAACAGGCCGAACTATGTGTTAATCAAGCCTCCTTTAAAAACCAAATTGCAGAATTCGATATACATGGCAATCAACTGGAACTATTACAAATAGTCAGTCAATTTGTTCCACAGTTACAGAACATATCCACTGATACTCAATTCTTTTTCACCGCAAAAGGTAAATGGCAGGCAGATTCCCTACCTGTTGCCAAAGTTGCAGGACATTTTTCACCGACGTCTGTAAAAATAAAGGGCTTAAAAAAGCCTGTAGATATGCAAAAACTCGCGTTTGATATGTCTGTGGATGGGCAACAAGTCATTTCCCATTTTGACTTTCAAACACAGAGCTCTGGCGCAATTGATTTAGATTTAACCATCACCGACCTCGAACAAAAGCGCAACTTACAGGGGGAGTTAAAACTAAAAGATATTTTAGCCAAGCCATATCAAGAACTGATCCCCCAATTAACAGAACTATCAGGAACTGTGAATGGCAACTTAGCACTATCTGGCGATTTAAAAACCCCACTTCTAGACGGCAAATTACAACTCAAAAACTTCAACTTTGCTGGAGAAGAAATACCTGGGCGGGTTTCAGACTGGAACCAAGATATGGAATTTGCCGGCCAGAGTGCCAAACTCAAAGGTGACTTTATGTTTGGTAATGGCAAAGGTAGCAGTGCTGGGACATTAGATTGGACGGAAGAGTTAATCGGTGATTTCAGCCTTAAAGGAGATACATTTGAATTGGAGTATCGCGATTTAGTCAGAACCCGCTTTTCTCC harbors:
- a CDS encoding ATP-dependent zinc protease; its protein translation is MQTYQNMPVIGALELCNLPELAIQNLNIRVDTGATTSSLHVDDIEEFEKDGETWVSFNIHPDIHDVNEIVRREAKVEAVRKVKSSTATRERRYLIETLLEIAGASWKIHLSLTDRSEMTYLMLLGREAMSGRLVVNPGEEYLLGTNP
- a CDS encoding succinylglutamate desuccinylase/aspartoacylase family protein — protein: MEQLIIGGVEILPGEKKHVHIEMPPLYTDTNMSIPVYVQRGRRPGPTIFVSAAIHGDELNGIEIVGRLIRNRSIKNLRGTLIAVPMVNVYGVLNQSRYLPDRRDLNRSFPGSKKGSLAGRIAHTFLKEVVAKCDVGIDLHTGAIHRSNLPQVRANLDDEDTLNMCKAFGLPVMLNADIRDGSLRQAAADLGVKVVLYEAGQALRYDEFSIRAGVKGIINIMRDIGMLNKSSSKKEHDIEPFIARQSGWVRAHESGFVQHIAQLGDHVEKGDPLARIADPFGNELGTLLCPAEGIVIGKQNIPLAQEGEAMYHVAYFKKPDTVAENVELLQDNLVLNEAPMVY
- the rimK gene encoding 30S ribosomal protein S6--L-glutamate ligase, translated to MRIAILSRNPNLYSTKRLKEAGESRGHTVDIVDTMHCYMDVTSSRPSVRYKGRALPKYDAVIPRIGASVTFYGTSVVRQFEMMGTFSINESVAISRSRDKLRSLQLLSRKGIGMPRTGFANHPDRIDDLIKNVGGAPVVIKLLEGTQGIGVVLAETQKAAESIIEAFMGLNASILVQEFIKEAGGSDIRCLVVGGKVIAAMKRQAADGEFRSNLHRGGTAKIVRLSPEERKTAVDAAKTMGLNMCGVDLLRSNNGPVVMEVNSSPGLEGIEKATNKDIAGMIIEFLETNAKPNSTRTKGKG
- a CDS encoding mechanosensitive ion channel family protein, with the translated sequence MIELIYQHRLISTLAVAIVLISLKYLLVSLVRSRAKKKRQDKRYLVSNIKNLLNFILIVLLLSLWINEIQNFALSIAAFAVAIVIATREFIQCIIGFFYVMSTRPFRIGDWIQVDGFAGEVSAIDWVKTTMLEVDIDRYQYSGKTLFVPNNRLISSPIKNLNFLKRYVTHHFTITRDEDINPYLIIENLREKAQQQCADFYEVATRYNQIIERRLDVKIPGPEPVIEVSTNNVGHTEIRCTIFCPTERAIEIEQKIMQEFMELWFIEFNKIQPSSN
- a CDS encoding zinc transporter ZntB; protein product: MSNHSQLDSSQTSLIWSLFVDEKGVSSDGKTADIFTPEISAGYNWVHLQADTPDAWDTMKGLGLSDVICDSLSALETRPRALLQDNGILIYLRGINYNPDSELEDMVSLRIWFNDHHVVTARRRDRILYSVQDTKSMIESGDAPTDTADFILLLIGKIASRISEVVEALDEELSAFEAEGGLESSDRYALSMVRRKSAAVRRYLAPQRDALDNLYRMAKFFSQEQAYELRDLTDRMTRYVEDLDLAKERSMVLQDELRNRIAEQQGMRMYVLSLVTAIFLPLSFLTGIFGMNVAGLPGTENPEAFNYLASSMVIVAIIMLAAMLWKKWL
- a CDS encoding magnesium transporter, translating into MADQISDLIHEAVNLDDESDSEIIHSKIAVQDEADIALLLESLPLEQRISAWHALPRHKQLDVLVEMRGDPRETLLAATPDEELEALFTDVDAESLLELSDSLHSRLLDLALEAMDKKQRQLYEGANQYSEEQIGHWRNPENLILPLSAKVSDAKRFLRREIPDYADCIYLVNRAGQYSEAVKLFKIYSTPEHTPLADIAEDDITIVKASDDCNSAALSVQRSGFTSLPLVDENFKFLGRVDIGSACELLNESYERQLMAGAGMDEDEDLFSSVKKSAKNRALWLGINLLTAFLASWFIGLFEATLQQVVALAVLMPVVASMGGIAGSQTLTLIIRGLALKQVNAANLKALLIKELKVGGLNGVIWAIVIATVASYWFGSGMLGLVIGCAILVNICAAALAGVGVPVLLDKLKLDPALSGSVILTTVTDIVGFVSFLGLGALFLL
- a CDS encoding autotransporter assembly complex family protein produces the protein MFKKLKNAWFLSFLLVLACRQAVAIDVSLEGVDDSDLETNIAAHLSTLSAPADCNLSVDEQITIENKVTEAGRAFGYYNLSIDSIAYNSSEKCSSLKLKLKTGPQVKITQLDVIVTGDGKEDEGFKSIINKFPIKKGEPLIHGKYKSAKSRFDSVALNRGFFDSKFIISEIKVDVEQNSAQIRLEYQTGPRYQFGKLKIPEDQRASELIMQVLPFKEGDPYLASKLGEFNQSLGQTEYFQQVVARPLLGEAEQHQIPIEVVAVSRPRDIFNVGVGGATDTGPRVTLGWQRPWVNSDGHSMSANIYVSEPKQTASVKYKIPIEDPLNNYVSAQLGVKSLYDNDTNSDTISLALQRHWTGEDNEWNKIAFVRLEQSRFQQAETPLQTTTLLIPGFTLSRHRSRGGLDVNWGDLQLVTIETASDAVVSDINLARVTFQTKWLRSIGEHRFLMRAEVGALSTNDFDQVPSDLRYFTGGDQSVRGFAYQSLAPRQIDDDGEDGELLGAKYLNVASIEYSYPVSDEWRAAIFTDVGGASNKPLEKLAYSLGVGASWMSPVGPIRFYLASGHGDYGNSVRFHLAMGPSI